A genomic window from Parvularcula sp. LCG005 includes:
- the rsmA gene encoding 16S rRNA (adenine(1518)-N(6)/adenine(1519)-N(6))-dimethyltransferase RsmA has product MTPTQLPPLRDVIAEHGLAAKKGLGQHFLLDLNLTRKIARLTGAAKGDHILEIGPGPGGLTRALLETEADLTTIERDARIAPILEDLAAAYPGQLSMVETDALAYDEQKIVDQRTTYIASNLPYNISTELLVKWLTVTPRWWQRMVLMFQREVADRILAAPGSKTYGRLSVIAQAASRPSLGFHLPARAFTPPPKVDSSVVVFDTLEVDPIRIAALEKVTAAAFGQRRKMIRASLKPLFGEAVLKDALDHIGLEETLRAETLSVDQFLQLADALMAARKA; this is encoded by the coding sequence ATGACGCCAACCCAATTACCGCCCCTGCGCGATGTAATCGCGGAACATGGCCTTGCCGCCAAAAAGGGGTTGGGCCAGCATTTCCTCCTCGACTTGAACCTGACGCGGAAGATTGCCCGCCTTACAGGCGCCGCCAAGGGCGACCATATTTTGGAGATCGGGCCGGGCCCCGGGGGCCTCACCCGCGCGCTATTGGAGACCGAAGCCGATCTGACAACGATCGAGCGGGACGCCCGTATTGCGCCCATTCTGGAAGATTTGGCCGCCGCCTATCCCGGTCAACTTTCCATGGTTGAGACTGATGCGCTGGCCTATGACGAGCAAAAGATTGTTGATCAGCGCACGACCTACATTGCCTCCAATCTGCCCTACAACATCTCCACGGAACTGCTGGTGAAATGGCTCACGGTAACCCCGCGCTGGTGGCAGCGCATGGTGCTGATGTTCCAGCGCGAAGTTGCCGACCGGATCCTGGCAGCGCCGGGGTCCAAGACCTATGGCCGCCTATCCGTCATTGCGCAGGCCGCCAGCCGGCCTTCCCTTGGCTTCCACCTGCCGGCGCGCGCGTTTACGCCGCCCCCGAAAGTGGACAGCTCTGTCGTCGTCTTCGACACGCTGGAGGTCGACCCGATACGGATTGCAGCGCTTGAAAAAGTGACGGCAGCGGCATTCGGCCAGCGGCGCAAGATGATCCGGGCGTCGCTGAAACCCCTGTTCGGAGAGGCGGTCCTGAAGGACGCCCTCGATCATATAGGGCTTGAAGAAACCCTGCGCGCTGAAACCTTGAGTGTGGATCAGTTTCTGCAGCTGGCGGATGCGCTGATGGCCGCTCGAAAGGCCTGA
- the pdxA gene encoding 4-hydroxythreonine-4-phosphate dehydrogenase PdxA, which translates to MSLSSPLAVSMGEPAGIGTEILAMAYRHFADMPHGKVPTFFLVDDPFRVERLVRGLGLDVPIATIASPSEATEQFGHGLPILPLPDLHLDALRAVVPGSPTPSTAGAVTASIDIAVTAALNGEACGVVTLPIQKQALQDAGFEYPGHTEYLGHLTETTELPHGMTRGPVMILTAGPFRVAPVTVHLPLKDVSAALTLERIVSTGMVLAEALVRDYGVDTPRIAVAGLNPHAGEQGHLGREEIDVIVPAIKALRDKGIDAMGPFPADTMFHEEARAQYHAALTMYHDQGLVPIKTIAFHAAVNTTLGLPIVRSSPDHGTALDVVGKKIARPDSLINAIYSAHRMAAARTVFDAVQAPVSS; encoded by the coding sequence TTGTCACTATCCTCTCCCCTCGCCGTTTCCATGGGTGAGCCGGCGGGGATCGGCACGGAAATTCTGGCCATGGCCTATCGGCATTTTGCCGACATGCCCCATGGCAAGGTCCCTACCTTCTTCCTCGTCGATGATCCCTTCCGGGTCGAACGGCTCGTGCGCGGGCTTGGCCTTGACGTGCCGATCGCCACGATTGCCAGTCCGAGTGAGGCGACAGAGCAGTTCGGCCATGGCCTGCCCATCCTGCCCCTCCCCGACCTGCACCTCGATGCGTTGCGCGCCGTCGTGCCCGGCAGCCCTACTCCCTCCACCGCCGGTGCCGTGACGGCCAGCATCGATATCGCCGTTACCGCCGCACTTAACGGCGAAGCATGCGGGGTCGTCACCCTGCCCATCCAGAAACAGGCGCTGCAGGATGCTGGCTTCGAATATCCAGGGCACACCGAATATCTGGGTCACCTGACCGAGACCACCGAGCTTCCCCACGGGATGACCCGGGGACCGGTCATGATCCTGACCGCGGGGCCATTTCGCGTGGCCCCCGTCACGGTGCATCTGCCCCTCAAAGACGTATCAGCGGCTCTGACACTCGAGCGGATCGTCAGTACAGGCATGGTTCTGGCCGAAGCACTTGTGCGCGATTACGGTGTCGACACCCCTCGCATTGCCGTGGCGGGTCTGAATCCCCATGCTGGTGAACAGGGCCATCTGGGCCGTGAGGAAATCGATGTGATCGTTCCCGCCATCAAGGCGCTGAGGGACAAGGGCATCGATGCCATGGGACCGTTTCCGGCCGACACGATGTTTCATGAAGAAGCGCGGGCGCAGTACCATGCGGCTCTGACCATGTATCACGATCAGGGACTGGTCCCGATCAAGACCATCGCGTTTCATGCCGCGGTCAACACGACGCTGGGCCTGCCCATCGTTCGCAGTTCACCGGATCATGGGACAGCCCTTGATGTCGTCGGCAAGAAAATCGCGCGGCCGGACAGCCTGATCAACGCCATCTATTCGGCACACAGAATGGCAGCGGCACGGACAGTGTTCGATGCGGTTCAGGCGCCTGTCTCCTCATGA
- a CDS encoding 23S rRNA (adenine(2030)-N(6))-methyltransferase RlmJ, which translates to MLSYQHAYHAGNPADLHKHIVLCELLRLLTEKDRGISYIETHAGRALYDLTSAEAQKTGEATEGIRRLTMKPDTPYARALAEVRAMHGDSAYAGSPLLASQLLRSQDRIVLMELHPAENAALKENMRGGWAEIHKRDGYEGLMAIAPPSPRKGLVLIDPAYEVKTEYDEVANFIPKLMKKWPEASILLWYPILAARRHDAMADALSSLPHIRHEVSFTLKGGKGMTGSGLILINPPWQSEAAFDASLAQSEHILEKC; encoded by the coding sequence ATGTTGTCTTATCAACACGCCTATCATGCCGGCAATCCGGCCGACCTGCACAAGCATATCGTGCTGTGCGAACTTCTCCGCCTGCTGACCGAAAAAGACCGTGGTATCTCCTACATAGAGACCCATGCCGGGCGGGCGCTTTATGATCTGACATCGGCCGAGGCGCAGAAGACGGGTGAAGCCACCGAGGGGATCAGGCGTCTGACAATGAAACCCGACACCCCCTATGCGCGGGCGCTAGCGGAAGTCCGGGCCATGCACGGCGACAGCGCCTATGCCGGGTCCCCCCTGCTCGCCTCGCAGCTTCTCCGATCCCAGGATCGAATCGTACTGATGGAACTGCACCCGGCGGAAAATGCGGCATTGAAAGAGAATATGCGCGGTGGCTGGGCAGAAATTCACAAGCGCGATGGTTACGAGGGCCTGATGGCCATCGCCCCGCCGAGCCCGCGCAAAGGACTTGTGCTGATTGACCCCGCCTATGAGGTCAAAACCGAATATGACGAGGTCGCCAATTTCATCCCGAAGCTGATGAAAAAATGGCCCGAAGCCAGCATCCTGCTTTGGTATCCAATACTTGCCGCGAGGAGGCATGACGCCATGGCCGACGCCCTGTCGTCACTGCCCCATATCCGGCACGAAGTTTCATTCACGCTGAAAGGCGGCAAAGGCATGACGGGATCAGGCCTTATCCTGATCAATCCGCCATGGCAGAGCGAGGCGGCATTCGATGCAAGCCTTGCTCAAAGTGAGCATATTCTAGAAAAGTGTTAG